Proteins from a single region of Diaphorobacter limosus:
- a CDS encoding GntR family transcriptional regulator: MITKARIAERIIESILAGKLRPGERLGEQDIADLFSISRTLVREALMQLQARGVVEVRSRVGWYVIEPSFDDALETYAARRVIEPGMLRDAGTPLQTSIRRLRQHVADERKAIAAADAAQRSWLQADFHICLAECLGNRFLTSMLIDLSARTTLVSALYQSQSEAQTSNDDHAAIVAALADGDNALAERLMLEHIDTLAGRLDETRAGSGSARDRLRSALAPDAPATRPRSTSKNAAGAGAK; encoded by the coding sequence ATGATCACCAAGGCCAGGATTGCCGAGCGCATCATCGAGTCCATTCTTGCCGGCAAGCTGCGCCCCGGCGAGCGACTGGGTGAGCAGGACATTGCAGACCTGTTCAGCATCAGCCGCACCCTGGTGCGCGAGGCGCTGATGCAATTGCAGGCGCGCGGCGTCGTGGAGGTGCGCTCGCGCGTTGGCTGGTATGTCATCGAACCCTCATTCGATGACGCCCTGGAAACCTACGCCGCCCGGCGCGTGATCGAGCCCGGCATGCTGCGCGATGCTGGCACGCCGCTGCAGACCAGCATCCGCCGGCTGCGCCAGCATGTCGCCGACGAGCGCAAGGCCATCGCCGCCGCTGACGCGGCCCAGCGCAGCTGGCTGCAGGCCGACTTTCACATCTGCCTGGCCGAATGCCTGGGCAACCGCTTTCTCACATCGATGCTGATCGACCTGTCGGCGCGCACCACGCTGGTGTCGGCGCTGTACCAGTCGCAAAGCGAGGCCCAGACCTCCAACGACGACCACGCGGCCATCGTTGCGGCGCTGGCCGATGGGGACAACGCGCTTGCCGAGCGCCTGATGCTGGAGCACATCGACACCCTTGCCGGGCGCCTGGACGAAACCCGCGCCGGCAGCGGCAGCGCGCGTGACCGGCTGCGCTCGGCCCTGGCGCCCGATGCGCCAGCGACTCGGCCACGATCCACCAGCAAAAATGCCGCAGGAGCTGGCGCGAAATAA
- a CDS encoding IS630 family transposase, producing MRVAPKIELTDEERAALTKLWRSGLTSVRLAQRARIILLADQGLNNKDIAAQLGIGRMQPARWRERHLQGGIKAIERDLPRGAPPVKVDVAQLVQLTTQSSPEAITHWSTRKMGTLLGVSASTVMRHWHAHGLKPHLVHSFKVSRDPQFAQKLEDIVGLYMSPPEHALVLCCDEKSQVQALDRTQPGLPLKKGRAQTMTHDYKRHGTTTLFAALNVLDGQVISQCQQRHTHVQWLKFLKQIDRETPKDKTLHLIADNYATHKHPVVQDWLAKHPRFHMHFTPTSASWLNMVERFFRDLTTERLRRGVFTSVPQLVAAIDEYVAHHNTNPKPFIWTKSARDILQKVIRANSRLSSKQNGTLH from the coding sequence ATGCGAGTTGCGCCAAAGATCGAATTGACGGATGAAGAGCGTGCGGCGTTGACGAAGCTTTGGCGCTCGGGCCTGACGAGCGTACGTCTGGCGCAGCGCGCACGCATCATCTTGCTGGCAGACCAGGGCCTGAACAACAAGGATATTGCCGCGCAACTGGGCATCGGTCGCATGCAGCCGGCGCGCTGGCGCGAGCGCCACCTGCAAGGCGGCATCAAGGCTATCGAGCGCGACTTGCCACGCGGCGCGCCGCCGGTAAAGGTGGACGTGGCCCAGCTGGTGCAGTTGACAACCCAGAGCAGCCCCGAAGCGATCACGCACTGGAGCACACGCAAGATGGGCACGCTGCTGGGCGTCAGCGCCAGCACCGTGATGCGCCATTGGCATGCGCACGGGCTCAAGCCGCATCTGGTGCACAGCTTCAAGGTCTCGCGTGACCCCCAGTTTGCCCAGAAGCTCGAAGACATCGTGGGCTTGTACATGTCCCCGCCTGAGCATGCCCTGGTGCTGTGCTGCGACGAGAAGAGCCAGGTGCAGGCGCTCGATCGCACGCAGCCGGGACTGCCCCTGAAGAAGGGGCGTGCGCAGACGATGACGCACGACTACAAGCGCCACGGCACGACCACATTGTTTGCGGCGCTCAACGTGCTCGATGGCCAAGTCATCAGCCAATGCCAGCAGCGCCACACCCATGTGCAGTGGTTGAAGTTCCTCAAGCAGATCGACCGCGAGACACCCAAGGACAAAACGCTGCACCTGATCGCCGACAACTACGCCACGCACAAGCACCCGGTGGTGCAGGACTGGCTGGCCAAGCACCCGCGCTTTCACATGCACTTCACGCCGACCTCGGCGTCGTGGCTGAACATGGTCGAGCGTTTCTTTCGTGACCTGACCACAGAACGGCTGCGCCGCGGCGTATTCACCAGCGTGCCGCAGCTGGTGGCCGCCATTGATGAATACGTGGCACATCACAATACCAACCCCAAACCGTTCATCTGGACCAAGAGCGCCCGCGACATCCTGCAGAAGGTCATTCGGGCCAATAGCCGATTAAGCTCCAAACAGAATGGAACACTACACTAG